The segment CGCTGGGAGACTTAAAgtgctctctctttttttttttttttttttacaaaccatTACTGTCTTCAGTACAAAAAGTGTCCAAGTTTAATGTTTCGCTGGAACTGTTTCTCCCTGAATGGAGTATACTGAATGACAGACTTGTAACTATGATCCTTCCTCAGAAGCCCTTTTGTTATGGACAAATTAGGAGCTATCTCATGACCACGTATTCATGCTCCCCCAGTGGTGTGCAGTGATCAGGCAGACTGTGAAAGCTAGTGGAAAGAAAAAGTACCCTTCTCATATTCCAAATGCTGTTTGCATTTGGAATCCTCACTGTTTCAGTGATGAATAAGAGTGAACAGAACCTAGTGTGAGGAGTCTTTGGATTGTGAGTCTTCTGAAACGAGGGCAACAAAAGTTCACAACAAACCACCGTGCTTGGTCCATAACATGAGCACACATGATTATGCAGAGGCTGAAACTTCTGCTAATCTGAGTCACAGAGAAacaactacaggaaacgttgaGGCAGCCAGTACAAAATTGAACACAAATGCAGACATAGTATCATATTGCAACCACAGTCACTAAAATGTGACTGCAGTGTCAAATCTGTAAAAGCAACATATGCTACTGTCTTCCAAATTGCTGAATGGAAACGCACAACTCAGCGGAGTGtaacacaataaaatgtaacCCTTGCCCTGCCCACAATATTTTCCTATAATGACCCACTTACTGTAGTTAATATTCAAATGAGaacattatgttttattatcatAACAATAAAGGCTTTGGATCACATAACCAGCCCTTCAGCGAGGGCATGCTCCTGATCAGTGTGCATTATCAGCCAGATGGTTAAAAGCtataagaaagaaaaacaaatcacttGTCAATAATGTATTGGTTGCGTTACATATCCCAGGACTCATTTCCCAGAAGGGGGAACTGACGCTGTGTTTTTCATCAGTTGTcatgttctgtttttttcttcttttttacacCAAACTTAAAGTTACTTCGTCATAGCGTCTACCTTTATACCTCATAGTTCTAAATGAGGCTCGAGGCAAAGCGATCATTGTACTGTGACATTTTCTGTCAGAATACTCACTAGAAATGGTTAATCTTTAGTGAGTCGCAGCATGCCATTCATTTTCTCTATTATGTTTAACTCTAGTGGCCTGAATTTGGCCACAACCGACTCAAACTGTTGCTATTTGTTATCCATGGGTGCCACTGAAAATCTTGTGATAAGGTTATCTTGGTCGCACAGAGCAGTAGAGGCAACAATGgcacctttgggatgaactcACTGGTTTGCCCTTAgtcggggtgggtgggggggttggggggagTATGTACATGCAGTATGTACATGAGTCATTTTAATGATGTAGTTCTTGAAAATGTTTGGCTTGTGAATTTTGATGTCATGCATACTTCACGGTTTATATGACCCCTTTATAAACAATGTGACAATGATATGTACAGTTTGTAGTTATACCTTTTGATGTTTTGGTCATATGCAATTTTTGGCCATTCTGGCCTAAAGCAGTGGATTGACAGGCAATTAATTAGGCCTCTGACTtcttttgttcttcttcttcacagAAACAAGAGCTCCCTGCAATCTTTACATGACAGACGCTGACCCCCTGTGACCTGATTTCCGAGCTGAAGCCATCCTGTTTCTGTCGCTCAGGAAGGTGACACTTTATCAAACACAAAACTAATTATTATTCTGGAGAGCGTATTCTCCCCTTATCTCAGGTGAAGCGGCTGAGCCAATGGCGTTGTGTCTTGGACAAGTGTTCAGCAAAGACAAAACGTTCAGGCCGAGAAAGCGGTTTGAACCGGGCACGCAGCGCTTTGAACTTTACAAGAAGGCCCAGGCCTCGCTCAAGTCCGGCTTGGACCTGAGGAAAGTGGTGCAGCTGCCGGAGGGAGAGAACATCAACGACTGGATTGCGGTCCATGTGGTGGATTTCTTCAACAGGATCAACTTGATCTACGGCACGGTGAGCGAGTACTGCTCCGAGCGCACGTGTCCCATCATGTCTGGGGGGCTGAGGTACGAGTACAGGTGGCAGGACGGTGACGACTACAAGAAACCCACCAAGCTGCCCGCTCTTAAGTACATGAACCTGCTGATGGACTGGATAGAGTCGCTCATCAATAATGAGGACATCTTCCCCACCAGAGTAGGTGTGTGAGGAGTCTACAAATGAAGGCATCAGAACTATTATTGAGTGTGTAACCTAATACATGACTGATTGCTGTCCGCACTGACGTTGTGCTGCATCAATGCTGTTCCCCTTCATTAACACCTCAAATGGGATGATAATGTTCCAGCAGAGGTTAATTAAACAATGAGGTTGACATTTAGGGGAGATAGAATGGGTGATGGCGGTGGTATTTTATCTCAGCACCAGATTTGACAGTCAACATTTATTAGAGGAGAGAATCAGGGGCCTCTCTGTGTGGATTTTGCAGGAGTGTCCTCTGGGAGCGCTAGTTGCCTATTAGTCCATAGACATGCAGGTCAGGTGAAATTAAAACCTTTCCCATAGGTGTAAATGGGTTTTGTCTCTTTGGCcatttgtttgttggtttgtttgtctgtcaggattacggaaaaactactggacccattttcatgaaacttgggcCAATATAATGGGCCAAGGAAGGACCCATTATATTTTGGAGCAGATCCGAATCACGGGGCAGACACAGATTATCTTACTTTTGTTAAACATTGCAAGATAGTTTGTGCTGCATTCTGTGGTGTTGGAAtaatcagaaaaagttgttcCTGGCTACAAAAATTCACattgcattaacattgtgagatagggcatgccttggcggaggtctgcgctctcagAGTGCCTCTCTAGTTGTATTATGTATTCGCACAACTCCTTATGTTATTGGTTATAGTGGCAGTAAATGTACTAAAGATTAGGCTCAAACTATCGTAACTAACTAATCGTATTTGTTTGTTCATTTTCCTCTTAAACAaactttctcttcttcttttctttgttttaaccaAATTATAATTTCTACTTCGTCAAATAGGAAGAGCTAATCCACAGTAACTGCAGAAATAAAGACATAAAGGCACTTATAAGACTGACTGGGGCCCTCATGTAACTGAAAAATTGTGTTGTTAAACAATTTTGAATAAAGGTGCAATACAGTATTAAGTTACAGGTCATATCTTTTCTCTTTTATGTCCACTTTTATCAAACCAGTACCTAAAAAGAGGCTGTGCTCGGAATGACTTCTAGTCACTTAAATACATTGTCCATgcaaatcgtttttttattAAGCTACTATCTAGCACTCAACGATTGATGCTGTTGAGGAGAAATCGTATTACTTACAGAATATTACATCTGCTAATGGATGTGTTTCAATAAAGACAATAATTCAATTTTTGTGACAGATTTAAATCAAACAATTTCTCAGTTTATTAAAGTATGTAACACGtttctcgttttttttcttctaggtGTACCTTTTCCCAAGAACTTCCAGCAGGTGTGCAAGAAGATCCTAAGCCGTCTCTTCAGGGTGTTTGTACATGTTTACATCCATCACTTTGACAGCATCTGCAGCATGGGTGCAGAGGCCCACATCAATACCTGCTACAAGCACTACTACTACTTCATCTCAGAGTTCAACCTCATTGATCACTCTGAACTGGAGCCTCTGGTGAGACAATAGCTCGACCTCCGATGTGTGAGATGGACGACGGGGAGCGTGAGAAAGAGGATCAAATGGATGTTTTTGTGTTGGCAGGGTTGTCAGTATTGCTCTGATTACTGTCAGTCTCGCAGAAAATATCAGCCATCCTGCCATCTATAACCTTATTGTGCAGCATGCTTGGTGAGGTTGAGTTTTATCCTCATGTCAGGGGTGTTTTTCCAGCTGGTGCGCATGCAGTGCAAAGAAAATTACAGCAATTTTTTTTCGTTTGAAGCCACACGGACTACTTGTTCTCCCTTAGATAACAATCATTTTCCATTTGACACTGGGAATGGAATTAGCATTCGCTTTTCCCCCAATTTTCAATCATGATAGACCCTCGTTAACTGCTTTATAGAAAATGGTTTTGGTTTGAAGCACCAACTCTCATTAGAGAGAGAAGTAGCTGACATTGAGCAGTAATAAGAGTTTGTGtagttgttgcttttttccaacAAAGGGACCTCCATCACATATGACCAGATGGAAAATGGTGCTTTAAGTGTCAATAAAAGGCTTCAGTTATCCTCATTATGAAGCCCGGGCTGTGTAATTCCCTTCCTAAAGTGAAACAGGGATGCAACATTTATGTCAACAAACTGCAGAAAAGATGAATCTTGTAAACAGACCCTATTTTATTGTCTCACCTTTAGTACCCAAGgcaatttttgttgttgttggtcttAAAGGAACAAGAGTGTCTCGTGATaagaaataatgtgtttcatttTATAAGTATAGATTGCCCTTCGTAACAATCATTCATCTCCTCGTACAATATGAATTTGATGTGTTAAacatgtcttttcttttctcttcctaCAGAAAGAGATGACAGAGAAGATATGCAATTAAACAAAACCACA is part of the Perca flavescens isolate YP-PL-M2 chromosome 9, PFLA_1.0, whole genome shotgun sequence genome and harbors:
- the mob3c gene encoding MOB kinase activator 3C, which codes for MALCLGQVFSKDKTFRPRKRFEPGTQRFELYKKAQASLKSGLDLRKVVQLPEGENINDWIAVHVVDFFNRINLIYGTVSEYCSERTCPIMSGGLRYEYRWQDGDDYKKPTKLPALKYMNLLMDWIESLINNEDIFPTRVGVPFPKNFQQVCKKILSRLFRVFVHVYIHHFDSICSMGAEAHINTCYKHYYYFISEFNLIDHSELEPLKEMTEKICN